In Macaca nemestrina isolate mMacNem1 chromosome 9, mMacNem.hap1, whole genome shotgun sequence, a single genomic region encodes these proteins:
- the LOC105480092 gene encoding retinol-binding protein 4, with amino-acid sequence MKWVWALLLLAALGSGRAERDCRVSSFRVKENFDKARFSGTWYAMAKKDPEGLFLQDNIVAEFSVDETGQMSATAKGRVRLLNNWDVCADMVGTFTDTEDPAKFKMKYWGVASFLQKGNDDHWIIDTDYDTYAVQYSCRLLNLDGTCADSYSFVFSRDPNGLPPEAQRIVRQRQEELCLARQYRLIVHNGYCDGRSERNLL; translated from the exons ATGAAGTGGGTGTGGGCGCTCTTGCTGCTGGCGGCGCTGGGCAGCGGCCGGGCGGAGCGCGACTGCCGAGTGAGCAGCTTCCGAGTCAAGGAGAACTTCGACAAGGCTCGC TTCTCCGGGACCTGGTACGCCATGGCCAAGAAGGACCCCGAGGGCCTCTTTCTGCAGGACAACATCGTCGCGGAGTTCTCGGTGGACGAGACCGGCCAGATGAGCGCCACGGCCAAGGGCCGAGTCCGTCTTTTGAA TAACTGGGACGTGTGCGCAGACATGGTGGGCACCTTCACAGACACCGAGGACCCTGCCAAGTTCAAGATGAAGTACTGGGGCGTAGCCTCCTTTCTCCAGAAAGGAA atgaTGACCACTGGATCATCGACACGGACTACGACACGTATGCCGTGCAGTACTCCTGCCGCCTCCTGAACCTTGACGGCACCTGTGCTGACAGCTACTCCTTCGTGTTTTCCCGGGACCCCAACGGCCTGCCCCCAGAAGCGCAAAGGATTGTAAGGCAGCGGCAGGAGGAGCTGTGCCTGGCCAGGCAGTACAGGCTGATCGTCCACAACG GTTACTGTGATGGCAGATCAGAAAGAAACCTTTTGTAG